TAGGAACGAATGCCGTCCAGGGCGCCGCGTGTTCGAGCCAGGGATTTTTTCAGCAAACAATCATTATAGCATGAATAATAAGGTTGTCAAATTTCAGCGCCGTCGAAATCCCATTCCGCCGACACGCCCGCCCCGCGTTTGCGCTTTTACCTAAACGGGATATAATCGCCACTAGTTCCTGCGCTTTCTCATTCTTCACCGGAGGTGATAACGATGGCCTACATGATCACGGACGAATGCATCGCTTGCGGAGCCTGCGAGCCGGAATGCCCCGTCGGCGCCATTTCCGAGGGCGACGACAAGTACGTCATCGACCCGAACAAGTGCGTGGAATGCGTTGGGTATCACGACTCCCCCAACTGCGCCGCCGTCTGCCCGGTGGATGCGCCTCAGCCTGATCCGGCCCACCCGCGCAAGTAGCCGGCGCTGAAACTCTCGGCGTACACGAAGGCGGTTGAAGCACTCCTCAAC
This genomic stretch from Anaerolineae bacterium harbors:
- a CDS encoding YfhL family 4Fe-4S dicluster ferredoxin, which gives rise to MAYMITDECIACGACEPECPVGAISEGDDKYVIDPNKCVECVGYHDSPNCAAVCPVDAPQPDPAHPRK